In Deltaproteobacteria bacterium, a single window of DNA contains:
- the cysE gene encoding serine O-acetyltransferase, which translates to MTDNANDVIWQQIREEAKREAEFEPALASFLYTVVLSHELLEDALSYILASKLGCTTVNALTLRDLINAVFSKDLKVCTAFRADLQAVLSRDPACCGYLIPLLYFKGFQALQAYRVANYYFVNNRKALAYHIQSRVSEVFAVDIHPGARIGKGILFDHATSVVVGETAVVDDDCSLLHEVTLGGTGKDSGDRHPKVHRGVMIGAGAKILGNIVIGEGAKIGSGSVVLKDVPPHCTVAGVPARQVGAPTCDLPALEMDQSLEL; encoded by the coding sequence ATGACAGACAACGCTAACGATGTTATTTGGCAACAAATTCGTGAAGAAGCTAAACGTGAGGCCGAATTTGAACCTGCTCTGGCAAGTTTTCTTTATACTGTAGTTTTAAGTCATGAACTTCTTGAAGATGCGCTTAGTTACATTCTCGCCAGTAAACTAGGTTGCACTACGGTTAATGCTTTAACTCTACGCGATCTAATAAATGCAGTATTTTCAAAAGATCTAAAAGTCTGTACCGCTTTTCGTGCTGACTTGCAAGCGGTTTTAAGTAGAGATCCTGCTTGTTGTGGTTACTTAATACCGCTGCTTTACTTTAAAGGCTTTCAAGCGCTGCAAGCGTACCGCGTGGCAAACTATTACTTTGTTAATAACCGTAAGGCTCTAGCTTATCATATTCAAAGTCGCGTCTCTGAAGTATTTGCAGTTGATATTCATCCAGGGGCGCGTATTGGCAAAGGTATTCTATTTGACCATGCTACTAGTGTTGTTGTGGGTGAAACTGCTGTAGTCGATGACGATTGCTCATTACTACATGAGGTTACATTAGGTGGTACCGGCAAAGATAGCGGCGATAGACACCCGAAGGTTCATCGAGGTGTAATGATTGGGGCAGGCGCAAAAATATTAGGCAATATTGTTATAGGTGAAGGCGCAAAAATAGGTTCGGGTAGTGTAGTACTTAAAGATGTTCCCCCACACTGCACGGTTGCCGGTGTACCAGCACGCCAAGTTGGGGCTCCTACATGTGACCTACCTGCTTTAGAAATGGATCAATCACTAGAACTGTAA